The following coding sequences lie in one Candidatus Woesearchaeota archaeon genomic window:
- a CDS encoding ribosomal L7Ae/L30e/S12e/Gadd45 family protein encodes MADAEDPIQEIKKAVKEEKLIIGAKEVMRMLRLGKAKKIFLAANPARRIENDISSHAQIFNCPVEKLEVPNDELGTICKRQFLISVVAVPK; translated from the coding sequence ATGGCAGATGCAGAAGATCCGATTCAAGAGATAAAGAAGGCAGTTAAAGAGGAAAAGCTCATAATCGGTGCAAAGGAAGTAATGAGAATGCTTAGGCTTGGAAAGGCGAAGAAGATATTCCTCGCAGCCAACCCTGCAAGAAGGATAGAAAATGACATTAGCAGCCACGCGCAGATATTCAACTGCCCTGTTGAGAAGCTGGAAGTGCCAAACGATGAGCTTGGCACAATATGCAAGAGGCAGTTCCTGATTTCTGTT